In the Hordeum vulgare subsp. vulgare chromosome 7H, MorexV3_pseudomolecules_assembly, whole genome shotgun sequence genome, one interval contains:
- the LOC123408227 gene encoding sucrose synthase 1: protein MGEAAGDRVLSRLHSVRERIGDSLSAHPNELVAVFTRLVNLGNGMLQSHQIIAEYNAAIPEAEREKLKDGAFEDVLRAAQEAIVISPWVALAIRPRPGVWEYVRVNVSELAVEELTVPEYLQFKEQLVEGSNKDFVLELDFEPFNASFPRPSLSKSIGNGVQFLNRHLSSKLFHDKESMNPLLNFLRAHNYKGMTMMLNDRIRSLSALQGALRKAEEHLSGLPADTPYSDFHHRFQELGLEKGWGDCAKRAQETLHLLLDLLEAPDPSTLEKFLGTIPMVFNVVILSPHGYFAQANVLGYPDTGGQVVYILDQVRAMENEMLLRIKQQGLDITPRILIVTRLLPDATGTTCGQRLEKVLGTEHTHILRVPFRTESGIVRKWISRFEVWPYLETFTEDVAHEISGELQANPDLIIGNYSDGNLVACLLAHKMGVTHCTIAHALEKTKYPNSDLYWKKFEDHYHFSCQFTTDLIAMNHADFIITSTFQEIAGNKDTVGQYESHMAFTMPGMYRVVHGIDVFDPKFNIVSPGADMSIYFPYSESQRRLTSLHPEIEELLYSNVDNNEHKYVLKDRNKPIIFSMARLDRVKNLTGLVELYGKNPRLQELVNLVVVCGDHGNPSKDKEEQAEFKKMFDLIEQYNLNGHVRWISAQMNRVRNAELYRYICDTKGAFVQPAFYEAFGLTVIEAMTCGLPTFATAYGGPAEIIVNGVSGYHIDPYQGDKASALLVEFFEKCEVDPSHWTKISQGGLQRIEEKYTWKLYSERLMTLTGVYGFWKYVSNLERRETRRYLEMLYALKYRTMASTVPLAVEGESSSK from the exons ATGGGGGAAGCCGCCGGCGACCGCGTCCTCAGCCGCCTCCACAGCGTTAGGGAGCGCATCGGCGACTCCCTCTCCGCGCACCCCAACGAGCTCGTCGCCGTCTTCACCAG GTTGGTCAACCTTGGAAATGGAATGCTGCAGTCCCACCAGATCATCGCTGAGTACAACGCGGCCATCCCCGAGGCAGAGCGCGAGAAGCTCAAGGATGGCGCCTTTGAGGATGTGCTCAGGGCAGCGCAG GAGGCGATCGTCATCTCGCCATGGGTCGCGCTTGCCATCCGTCCAAGGCCTGGTGTCTGGGAGTATGTGAGGGTCAACGTGAGCGAGCTCGCCGTCGAGGAGTTGACTGTCCCTGAGTACCTGCAGTTCAAGGAACAGCTTGTGGAAGGAAG CAACAAGGACTTTGTGCTTGAACTGGACTTTGAGCCATTCAACGCCTCCTTCCCTCGCCCTTCCCTGTCCAAGTCCATCGGCAACGGCGTGCAGTTCCTCAACAGGCACCTGTCGTCGAAGCTCTTCCATGACAAGGAAAGCATGAACCCCCTGCTCAACTTCCTCCGCGCGCACAATTACAAGGGCATG ACAATGATGCTGAATGACAGGATCCGCAGCCTCAGTGCTCTCCAGGGAGCTCTGAGGAAGGCCGAGGAGCATCTGTCTGGGCTCCCGGCAGACACCCCATACTCGGACTTCCACCACAG GTTCCAAGAACTTGGTCTGGAGAAGGGTTGGGGTGACTGCGCCAAGCGTGCGCAGGAGACCCTTCACCTTCTCCTCGACCTTCTCGAGGCTCCCGACCCATCCACGCTCGAGAAGTTCCTTGGCACAATCCCGATGGTGTTCAACGTTGTCATCCTGTCGCCACACGGTTACTTTGCCCAAGCCAATGTCTTGGGGTATCCTGACACTGGAGGCCAG GTTGTCTACATTTTGGACCAAGTGCGTGCAATGGAGAATGAGATGCTGCTGAGGATCAAGCAGCAAGGCCTCGACATCACACCACGGATCCTTATT GTTACCAGGCTTCTCCCTGATGCAACCGGCACGACCTGTGGTCAGCGTCTTGAGAAGGTCCTCGGCACTGAGCACACCCACATCCTCCGTGTGCCATTCAGAACTGAAAGTGGAATTGTTCGCAAGTGGATCTCTCGTTTTGAAGTCTGGCCGTACCTGGAGACTTTCACTGAA GATGTGGCACATGAGATTTCTGGAGAGCTCCAGGCCAATCCCGATCTCATCATCGGAAACTACAGCGATGGAAACCTTGTTGCTTGCCTGCTTGCGCACAAGATGGGTGTTACTCAT TGTACCATTGCGCACGCGCTTGAGAAAACCAAGTACCCCAACTCTGACCTCTACTGGAAGAAGTTTGAGGACCACTACCACTTCTCATGCCAGTTCACTACGGACCTGATTGCCATGAACCATGCCGACTTCATCATCACAAGCACCTTCCAAGAGATTGCTGGAAA CAAGGACACCGTCGGTCAGTACGAGTCTCACATGGCATTCACAATGCCTGGAATGTACCGTGTTGTCCATGGTATCGATGTTTTCGACCCCAAGTTTAACATAGTCTCACCTGGTGCGGACATGTCCATCTACTTCCCATACTCCGAGTCACAGAGGAGGCTCACCTCCCTCCACCCAGAGATTGAGGAGCTGCTCTACAGTAATGTCGACAACAATGAGCACAA GTATGTGCTCAAGGACAGGAACAAGCCAATCATCTTCTCCATGGCTCGTTTGGACCGTGTCAAGAACTTGACTGGTCTGGTTGAGCTGTATGGCAAGAACCCTCGCTTGCAGGAGCTTGTTAACCTTGTGGTTGTCTGTGGTGACCATGGCAATCCATCAAAGGACAAGGAGGAGCAGGCTGAGTTCAAGAAGATGTTCGACCTTATTGAGCAGTACAACCTGAATGGCCATGTCCGCTGGATCTCCGCCCAGATGAACCGTGTCCGTAATGCTGAGCTCTACCGTTACATCTGCgacaccaagggtgcctttgtgCAG CCTGCTTTCTATGAGGCTTTCGGGCTTACTGTCATCGAGGCCATGACCTGCGGTCTTCCTACCTTTGCAACTGCATATGGTGGTCCTGCTGAGATCATCGTGAACGGTGTGTCCGGCTACCACATTGACCCTTACCAGGGCGACAAGGCCTCCGCTCTGCTTGTCGAGTTCTTTGAGAAGTGCGAGGTCGACCCCAGCCACTGGACCAAGATCTCACAGGGAGGGCTTCAGCGTATTGAGGAGAA ATACACCTGGAAGCTTTACTCCGAGAGGCTGATGACCCTCACCGGTGTGTACGGGTTCTGGAAGTACGTCTCCAACCTCGAGAGGCGCGAGACCCGCCGCTACCTTGAGATGCTGTACGCCCTCAAGTACCGCACCATGGCCAGCACCGTTCCATTGGCTGTCGAGGGAGAGTCCTCGAGCAAGTGA